The following are from one region of the Hemibagrus wyckioides isolate EC202008001 linkage group LG24, SWU_Hwy_1.0, whole genome shotgun sequence genome:
- the gmpr gene encoding GMP reductase 1, whose translation MPRVDADIKLDFKDVLLRPKRSSLKSRSEVDLQRTFTFRNSKHTYNGIPVIAANMDTTGTFEMAQVMSKHTLFTAIHKHYSLEEWKSFASNHPECLEHVAASSGSGQADLEKLCSILEAIPLIKYICLDVANGYSEHFVEFVKTVRGKFPNHTIMAGNVVTGEMVEELILSGADIIKVGIGPGSVCTTRIKTGVGYPQLSAVIECADSAHGLKGHIISDGGCSCPGDVAKAFGAGADFVMLGGMLAGHDQCAGEVIEKDGKKFKLFYGMSSDTAMKKYVGGVAEYRASEGRTVQIPYKGDVEDTIRDILGGLRSTCTYVGAAKLKELSRRTTFIRVTQQSSQMFT comes from the exons ATGCCACGAGTGGACGCCGACATCAAACTGGACTTTAAAGATGTACTGTTAAGACCAAAGAGGAGCAGCCTAAAGAGCAGGTCTGAG GTGGACCTGCAGAGGACTTTCACATTCCGCAACTCAAAACATACATACAATGGCATCCCGGTCATCGCTGCTAACATGGACACCACAGGTACTTTTGAGATGGCCCAGGTAATGAGCAAG cATACGCTCTTCACCGCCATCCACAAACATTACTCTCTGGAAGAATGGAAGTCATTTGCATCCAATCATCCAGAGTGCCTAGAg CATGTGGCCGCGAGCTCAGGCAGTGGCCAGGCAGATCTGGAGAAACTATGCAGCATTCTGGAAGCCATTCCACTCATTAAGTACATCTGCCTGGATGTGGCCAATGGTTATTCCGAGCATTTTGTGGAGTTCGTCAAAACAGTCCGGGGGAAGTTCCCTAACCACACCATTATG GCTGGAAATGTGGTGACGGGAGAAATGGTGGAAGAGCTCATTCTGTCTGGAGCTGACATCATCAAAGTGGGCATCGGTCCAG GTTCTGTATGTACCACCCGCATCAAGACCGGCGTGGGCTACCCTCAGCTAAGTGCTGTTATTGAGTGTGCGGATTCTGCTCACGGACTGAAAGGACACATCATCTCT GATGGAGGCTGCAGTTGTCCAGGAGATGTTGCGAAGGCCTTTG GCGCAGGGGCAGATTTCGTCATGCTAGGAGGAATGTTAGCAGGTCATGACCAATGTGCTGGTGAAGTCATTGAAAAGGATGGAAAGAAGTTTAAGCTGTTCTATGGCATGAGCTCAGACACAGCCATGAAAAAATATGTTGGTGGTGTGGCAGAATACAG GGCGTCCGAGGGTCGGACCGTGCAGATCCCCTATAAAGGTGATGTAGAGGACACCATCAGAGACATCCTGGGTGGTCTGCGCTCCACCTGTACATATGTAGGAGCAGCCAAACTCAAAGAGCTCAGTCGCAGGACCACGTTCATCAGAGTTACACAGCAATCGAGCCAAATGTTCACCTAA